Proteins encoded together in one Lathyrus oleraceus cultivar Zhongwan6 chromosome 5, CAAS_Psat_ZW6_1.0, whole genome shotgun sequence window:
- the LOC127085261 gene encoding uncharacterized protein LOC127085261 has translation MGVALTPFLLTLPSISTSTHNRSFVVAPHSTRRIRIAIKCVKLDDADTESEATIMCEACNGKGWLVCDFCEGQKINVKAQNNRIYRRCPSCKAVGCVLCSKCKVFKCVTFPDFNDSQIS, from the exons ATGGGCGTTGCATTAACACCGTTTCTTCTCACTCTCCCTTCAATTTCCACTTCCACCCACAATCGCAGTTTCGTTGTTGCTCCACATAGTACCCGTCGCATTCGCATTGCGATAAAATGCGTGAAGCTAGATGATGCAGATACTGAATCAGAAGCAACTATAATGTGCGAAGCTTGTAACGGAAAAGGATGGTTAGTTTGTGATTTCTGTGAAGGCCAGAAGATTAACGTCAAAGCACAAAACAACCGTATCTACCGTCGATGTCCCTCATGCAAAGCC GTTGGATGTGTATTGTGTTCGAAGTGTAAGGTGTTCAAATGTGTTACTTTTCCTGATTTTAATGATTCTCAGATTAGTTAA